A stretch of Podospora bellae-mahoneyi strain CBS 112042 chromosome 5, whole genome shotgun sequence DNA encodes these proteins:
- a CDS encoding hypothetical protein (COG:E; EggNog:ENOG503NXVB) — MFIILLIMMMFFLSIVQPRGEAYYHEPLGTRYWNHPYSFFNLVYNAKDENLKVEHSIEGSLGTLLGVWTTFTSVMFSYIGMDIVAATAAESRALSDVESMKMAARKINLRVITLYSLAMLTASFVVPMDHPFINGHSTSVGARSIFIMAVVEAGMPKVAHFFNAVFVFSAFTCGINSMYIATRVLHTLALRGQTGPEFITRRLRQCRSGVPVRAVLMTGAIVMVAYMGREGSVGAAASYDRDKPRYPYKSHGQWLKAGYGLVACVVLILFNGVGAFIEPFSIPKFIAAYISLPVFILLILCYNIRKHGFRFRVWWTDKSGDLSQTVQASSHTRKGRLEFSASGITRRNWAVLVHWVWVWLK, encoded by the exons ATGTTTATCATATTACTGATCATG ATGATGTTTTTTCTATCTATTGTTCAGC CTCGAGGGGAAGCCTACTATCATGAACCTCTTGGCACTCGAT ATTGGAATCATCCTTACTCGTTTTTCAACCTCGTTTACAACGCCAAGGACGAGAATCTGAAAGTCGAGCATTCTATTGAAGGGTCACTGGGAACTCTTCTAGGTGTCTG GACAACATTCACGAGTGTCATGTTCTCTTATATCGGCATGGATATCGTCGCAGCTACAGCAGCAGAGAGCCGAGCATTGAGTGACGTGGAGAGCATGAAAATGGCCGCTCGCAAAATCAACCTTCGTGTCATTACGTTGTATTCGCTGGCCATGCTCACCGCATCGTTTGTTGTCCCCATGGACCACCCTTTCATCAATGGCCACAGTACCTCGGTCGGTGCACGCTCCATTTTCATTATGGCCGTCGTGGAGGCTGGCATGCCCAAAGTTGCCCACTTTTTCAACGCAGTCTTCGTCTTCTCAGCCTTCACTTGCGGTATTAACTCTATGTATATCGCGACGAGGGTTTTGCATACCCTGGCTCTTCGCGGTCAGACCGGCCCTGAGTTTATTACAAGACGTCTTCGCCAGTGTCGATCTGGGGTGCCAGTGAGAGCGGTTTTGATGACAGGTGCCATCGTGATGGTCGCTTACATGGGCCGTGAAGGCTCAGTTGGGGCA GCAGCGAGCTATGATCGAGACAAGCCTCGGTATCCATACAAGTCCCACGGGCAATGGCTCAAAGCTGGCTATGGTTTAGTTGCTTGTGTCGTTCTTATCCTCTTCAACGGGGTGGGCGCCTTTATTGAGCCCTTCAGCATTCCCAAGTTCATTGCTGCTTATATTAGT CTTCCGGTGTTCATTTTACTCATCTTGTGTTATAATATCCGTAAACATGGGTTCCGGTTTAGGGTTTGGTGGACAGACAAGTCGGGCGACTTGAGCCAGACCGTGCAGGCTTCAAGCCATACGCGGAAGGGAAGGCTCGAGTTCTCTGCCAGTGGCATCACACGACGCAACTGGGCAGTCCTTGTTCATTGGGTCTGGGTATGGCTGAAGTAA